Proteins from a genomic interval of Oceanimonas doudoroffii:
- a CDS encoding cupin domain-containing protein, with protein MKSWIHSVAVILVGSVIAVSASWAQSDGHQMIIPSDLKWNDVPSLPPGAKIAVLEGPMNEAVPFTARLKFPANYSLPAHMHPAVERVTVLSGTFHMGMGDKLDPQKTSALGPGSLMIIQPNTNHFAWTNEEVIVQLNGMGPWGITYINPADDPRK; from the coding sequence ATGAAATCTTGGATCCACAGCGTAGCTGTCATCCTGGTCGGCTCTGTTATCGCTGTATCTGCGAGTTGGGCGCAATCAGATGGTCATCAAATGATCATCCCGAGTGATCTCAAGTGGAACGATGTTCCCTCCTTGCCACCGGGCGCAAAGATCGCAGTGCTTGAGGGGCCGATGAACGAAGCGGTTCCCTTTACGGCGCGCCTCAAGTTCCCCGCCAACTATAGCCTTCCAGCCCACATGCACCCGGCCGTCGAGAGGGTCACCGTCCTGTCTGGCACCTTTCATATGGGTATGGGCGACAAGCTTGATCCTCAGAAGACCTCAGCTTTGGGGCCGGGGAGCCTGATGATCATTCAACCCAATACGAACCATTTCGCGTGGACTAATGAGGAGGTGATCGTGCAGCTCAACGGGATGGGACCATGGGGGATCACCTATATCAACCCTGCCGATGACCCTCGGAAGTAG
- a CDS encoding DUF2459 domain-containing protein — MHLWLVLLLALLCTGCGAASEWRPAKERGQDLYLVDHGRHVGLVLPAVGLQRHLSELKAAFPAARLIEVGWGDRAFYQHERAGAGLALRALLWPTDTVLHLVPLSQSPAVAFAGLPVLELSVPPAGMERLLGEVAASFARNEAGNLRDVGAGRYGGGRFYASVESYHLLHTCNTWVARRLVAAGLPLRPALAFTAGALMRQARSAKGEYAQGYSSHN; from the coding sequence ATGCACCTTTGGCTTGTACTGCTGCTTGCCTTGCTCTGCACCGGCTGCGGTGCGGCGAGTGAGTGGCGGCCGGCGAAGGAGCGGGGGCAAGATTTGTATCTGGTGGATCACGGCCGGCATGTGGGGCTGGTGTTGCCGGCGGTGGGATTGCAGCGGCATTTGTCGGAACTGAAAGCAGCCTTTCCTGCCGCCCGGTTGATTGAAGTGGGCTGGGGTGATCGGGCGTTTTATCAGCATGAGCGGGCGGGGGCCGGGCTGGCATTGCGGGCCCTGCTCTGGCCCACGGATACCGTGCTGCACCTGGTGCCGTTGTCGCAGTCACCGGCGGTGGCATTTGCCGGGCTGCCGGTGCTGGAACTGAGCGTACCCCCCGCCGGCATGGAGCGGCTGCTGGGCGAGGTGGCGGCGTCCTTTGCCCGCAACGAGGCGGGCAATTTAAGGGACGTGGGCGCGGGGCGCTATGGCGGCGGCCGCTTTTATGCCTCGGTGGAGTCCTATCATCTGTTGCACACCTGCAACACCTGGGTGGCCCGGCGGCTGGTGGCGGCGGGGCTGCCCCTGCGCCCGGCGCTGGCGTTTACCGCCGGGGCACTGATGCGCCAGGCCCGTTCCGCCAAAGGGGAGTATGCTCAGGGGTATTCTTCACACAACTGA